A window of Candidatus Alcyoniella australis genomic DNA:
TTGCCGCGCATGCTCAACAGGTATTGAGCCGCGCTTTCGGGCGTCATCGGATCGTGGTAGGGCCGGTAGGTGGTCAGCGCGTCGAACACGTCGGCCACGGAGAGCACGCCGGTGAGCAGGCCGATCTCGTCTCCGCGCTTTCCCGCGGGGTAGCCCGAGCCGTCGAGCCGCTCGTGGTGATCGCAGATCAGTTCGACCTCGTGCGAGAGGAACTTCAGCGGGCGGAGAATTTCGGCGCCCACGCTCGAATGGCGCTTCATTACCAGCCACTCGTCGTCGGCGAGCTTGCCCGGCTTGTCGATGGTCGGCAGGTCGACCACCAGCTTGCCGATGTCGTGCAGCCGCGCTGCGCGCCGCAGAGTCTTGATCTCATCGCTGGAGAGGTTGAGTTCCTTGCCGATCAATATGCAGTAGTTGGTCACGCGTTCTGTGTGGCCGGCCGTGTAGTTGTGCTTGGCCTCCATCACCTTGGTCATGCTGCCGATGATTTCGACGTAGATCTCCTCCATCTGGCGCTGGGTTTCGATCAGCCGATCGTTCTTATCCTCGAGCTCGAGAATTTTGACCTCGAGTCGCTCGACGAGCTTACGCGAGTACTCCTTGAGGTAGCGGCTCTCCTGCTTGGCCTCGACTGTCTCGCGTTTGCCGCCGAGGTACGACTCGACTTGGGTGATGAAGTTCTCCGGGTCGATCGGCTTTTGCAGGTAGCCGTCGCAGCCGGCGATCAGGCTTTTCTCGCGGTCGCCGCGCATCACGTTGGCGGTCACGGCCACGATCGGGATGTGCTTGGTCGTCTCGGTGTTCTTAAGCCGGGTCGTCGCCTCGTAGCCGTTCATCCCCGGGATGTTGATGTCCATCAAAATCAGGTCGGGCAGCTCGGCCTGGGCGGCCTT
This region includes:
- a CDS encoding response regulator, producing the protein MSTRILYIEDNLSNRMLVRRLLESSGYEMLDAIDGLSGIKAAQAELPDLILMDINIPGMNGYEATTRLKNTETTKHIPIVAVTANVMRGDREKSLIAGCDGYLQKPIDPENFITQVESYLGGKRETVEAKQESRYLKEYSRKLVERLEVKILELEDKNDRLIETQRQMEEIYVEIIGSMTKVMEAKHNYTAGHTERVTNYCILIGKELNLSSDEIKTLRRAARLHDIGKLVVDLPTIDKPGKLADDEWLVMKRHSSVGAEILRPLKFLSHEVELICDHHERLDGSGYPAGKRGDEIGLLTGVLSVADVFDALTTYRPYHDPMTPESAAQYLLSMRGKHFIPEVVDALVRVLKREQEAQSASPDYP